The Ostrinia nubilalis chromosome 17, ilOstNubi1.1, whole genome shotgun sequence genome contains a region encoding:
- the LOC135079897 gene encoding probable RNA-binding protein CG14230 isoform X1: MSSHTRLFVGNVPENATQDDLLKAFSSYGQLIINVDLKNKSNTESDQKKFAFITLSASNYEVESCIKHFSNGDFGGSRLYVTRARESFLERLQRERSEAQRKETEKQDQVEDLPKKNPVIKLGDKLNPRKRKLDHTSSENNKALKVLKPYEKKKNQLHEDLQNGDNTNKDSNIDENDKKKKDSDKKRMESLKKKRQEFKQKQMIIKTGLIGVDKAPNKKVIFSDNEEETESKIVNGKENMKTSKSTDQKNTLFDDDDSGDEVNFEIKKQFEGKKGQKVLDLQSRYKSDKRFILDERFIEDDQSEEEGGQGKPDEEERIDLNNADEKTKQLNILQDVLGVSIKARPTDNDSRKIKTKLGMLRFDPSQPEHAKFLAPVEETKEPAKKSKKKLKDKQEEQKTETVETEVDKIEVSKEQFYKVTETLKEALVQPTTFSLRSLFGQNEETEKEAPDQNTDYIAIEKPKVPKVKNPLDPSGKKNPFVYDSSDSEDEEVSKDKKQETLQETKIETAEPKAVWRENLFFSTSDSRLQDGLAFFNKTETNEPHKERRELKSVMKKRIYNKERKNQMFQKKIGGRKKSLKKSYRIKS, translated from the exons ATGTCTTCGCACACACGATTGTTTGTAGGAAACGTACCTGAAAATGCTACTCAGGATGATCTACTCAAAGCTTTTTCATCGTATGGACAATTAATAATCAATGTGGATCTTAAAAACAAGTCCAACACTGAAAGTGATCAAAAGAAATTTGCATTTATTACCCTATCTGCATCAAATTATGAAGTTGAGTCCT GTATAAAGCATTTTTCTAATGGAGACTTTGGTGGCAGTCGACTTTATGTTACAAGAGCAAGAGAAAGTTTCTTGGAAAGGCTACAGAGAGAGAGAAGTGAAGCACAGAGAAAAGAAACTGAAAAG CAAGATCAAGTAGAAGATCTACCAAAAAAGAATCCTGTTATAAAATTAGGTGACAAACTAAATCCAAGAAAAAGGAAATTGGATCACACATCAAGTGAAAATAACAAAGCATTAAAGGTATTAAAACCAtatgagaagaagaagaatcaaTTGCATGAAGACCTCCAAAATGGCGATAATACAAATAAAGACAGCAACATTGATGAAAATGACAAAAAGAAGAAAGATTCAGACAAGAAGAGGATGGAGTCACTCAAAAAGAAAAGACAAGAgttcaaacaaaaacaaatgataataaaaactgGCTTAATTGGAGTT gaTAAAGCTCccaacaaaaaagttatattCTCAGATAATGAAGAAGAAACAGAATCCAAGATAGTAAATGGAAAAGAAAATATGAAGACTTCAAAATCAACTGACCAAAAGAATACATTATTTGATGACGATGACAGTGGAGATGAAGTTAACTTTGAGATTAAAAAACAGTTTGAGGGCAAAAAGGGACAAAAG GTTTTAGATTTACAATCAAGATACAAATCTGATAAACGTTTCATCTTAGATGAGAGGTTCATTGAAGATGACCAATCGGAAGAGGAAGGCGGGCAAGGCAAACCAGACGAAGAAGAAAGGATAGATTTAAACAATGCAGATGAAAAAACAAAGCAGCTCAATATTTTACAAGATGTCCTTGGTGTATCTATCAAAGCAAGACCAACTGATAATGATTCACGTAAAATTAA AACAAAATTGGGAATGCTTCGTTTTGATCCATCTCAGCCAGAACATGCAAAATTCTTAGCACCTGTGGAAGAGACTAAAGAACCTGCAAAAAAATCGAAAAAGAAGTTAAAGGATAAACAGGAGGAGCAGAAAACAGAAACCGTTGAAACTGAAGTGGACAAAATTGAGGTGTCAAAGGAGCAGTTTTATAAAGTTACTGAGACCCTAAAAGAAGCTCTAGTTCAACCAACCACTTTCAGCTTACGTAGTTTATTTGGACAGAATGAAGAGACAGAGAAAG AAGCTCCTGATCAGAATACAGATTACATAGCAATAGAAAAACCAAAGGTACCAAAAGTAAAGAATCCTCTAGATCCAAGTGGCAAAAAGAATCCATTTGTATATGACTCTTCAGACTCTGAAGATGAGGAAGTTAGCAAAGACAAGAAACAGGAGActttacaagaaacaaaaatagaaACAGCAGAACCCAAAGCTGTTTGGAGAGAAAACCTGTTTTTCTCAACGTCTGATAGCAGATTGCAAG ATGGTTTAGCATTCTTTAACAAAACAGAAACCAATGAACCTCATAAGGAAAGAAGGGAATTGAAATCAGTAATGAAGAAAAGAATATACAACAAAGAAAGGAAGAACCAAATGTTCCAGAAGAAAATTGGAGGAAGAAAGAAATCCCTTAAAAAGAGTTACAGGATAAAAAGCTAG
- the LOC135079898 gene encoding small ribosomal subunit protein uS9m: MSHVINFSLKHLLPATKCYFRGNFSYNFCKYSSTTTNNNSSNVLDNLTDWETLSKKKKISKAMKAYLERAQEHDEFMKKQQQEFTIGKRHLANMMGEDPETFTQKDVDRAIEYLFPSGIYDPAARPLMKPPEELFPARKAAEFDEAGRPHHFLFYTGKPNFFKLLYDAADHIKQLHNFEDKVIRKKATPDPNGVLNLEGSMWLSKEQLEQILVEKILDIEYDNFKVVMERLTSLPYAYRSKEFIEKYRKTLAAQKFSLEIPKPNYDDDGRAFVTTYECLRKKARGDVTIRSPGTGKITINGKDITYFEDVQSREQVLFPLIFTGMQDRVDVECNIEGGGPSGQSGAIRWGIAWGLRSFVEKEMLEKMQLAGLLTRDYRRRERKKPGQPGARKKATWKKR; this comes from the coding sequence ATGTCGCATGTAATAAACTTTAGCCTCAAGCATTTACTGCCTGCTACAAAATGCTACTTTCGGGGAAACTTTTCATACAATTTCTGCAAGTACAGCAGTACAACAACTAATAATAATTCTAGCAATGTTCTTGATAACTTGACTGACTGGGAGACTTTGAGTAAGAAGAAAAAGATTAGCAAAGCCATGAAAGCTTATCTAGAGCGGGCCCAAGAACATGATGAATTTATGAAGAAACAACAACAAGAATTTACTATTGGGAAACGACATTTGGCTAATATGATGGGCGAGGATCCCGAAACTTTCACTCAGAAAGATGTGGATAGAGCTATAGAATACCTATTTCCTAGTGGTATTTATGATCCAGCTGCACGCCCGTTAATGAAACCCCCAGAAGAACTATTTCCTGCTCGCAAAGCCGCTGAATTTGATGAAGCAGGGCGACCACATCATTTCTTGTTTTACACTGGCAAACCAAACTTTTTCAAACTACTTTATGATGCTGCAGATCACATTAAACAGCTCCACAACTTTGAAGACAAAGTCATCCGAAAGAAAGCCACTCCTGACCCCAACGGCGTCCTTAATTTAGAAGGAAGCATGTGGCTCTCCAAAGAACAACTAGAACAAATTTTAGTAGAGAAAATCCTTGACATTGAGTATGACAACTTTAAAGTCGTCATGGAAAGACTTACTTCTTTGCCATATGCTTACAGAAGCAaggaatttattgaaaagtacAGAAAGACTTTGGCTGCACAGAAATTTTCATTGGAAATCCCAAAACCTAATTACGATGATGATGGCCGTGCCTTTGTGACAACTTATGAGTGCTTAAGGAAGAAAGCAAGAGGTGATGTCACTATTAGATCACCAGGTACTGGAAAGATCACTATAAATGGTAAAGATATTACGTACTTTGAAGATGTGCAGTCCAGAGAACAAGTCCTGTTCCCTTTGATATTTACTGGCATGCAGGACAGAGTAGATGTGGAGTGTAATATTGAAGGAGGTGGCCCATCAGGACAGTCTGGTGCCATCAGATGGGGTATAGCTTGGGGATTGCGCAGTTTCGTAGAAAAAGAAATGTTAGAGAAAATGCAGTTAGCTGGGTTGCTGACTCGTGACTATCGTCGTCGTGAACGCAAGAAGCCTGGTCAACCTGGTGCCAGGAAGAAGGCTACATGGAAAAAGCGATAG
- the LOC135079897 gene encoding probable RNA-binding protein CG14230 isoform X2, producing the protein MSSHTRLFVGNVPENATQDDLLKAFSSYGQLIINVDLKNKSNTESDQKKFAFITLSASNYEVESCIKHFSNGDFGGSRLYVTRARESFLERLQRERSEAQRKETEKQDQVEDLPKKNPVIKLGDKLNPRKRKLDHTSSENNKALKVLKPYEKKKNQLHEDLQNGDNTNKDSNIDENDKKKKDSDKKRMESLKKKRQEFKQKQMIIKTGLIGVDKAPNKKVIFSDNEEETESKIVNGKENMKTSKSTDQKNTLFDDDDSGDEVNFEIKKQFEGKKGQKVLDLQSRYKSDKRFILDERFIEDDQSEEEGGQGKPDEEERIDLNNADEKTKQLNILQDVLGVSIKARPTDNDSRKIKTKLGMLRFDPSQPEHAKFLAPVEETKEPAKKSKKKLKDKQEEQKTETVETEVDKIEVSKEQFYKVTETLKEALVQPTTFSLRSLFGQNEETEKAPDQNTDYIAIEKPKVPKVKNPLDPSGKKNPFVYDSSDSEDEEVSKDKKQETLQETKIETAEPKAVWRENLFFSTSDSRLQDGLAFFNKTETNEPHKERRELKSVMKKRIYNKERKNQMFQKKIGGRKKSLKKSYRIKS; encoded by the exons ATGTCTTCGCACACACGATTGTTTGTAGGAAACGTACCTGAAAATGCTACTCAGGATGATCTACTCAAAGCTTTTTCATCGTATGGACAATTAATAATCAATGTGGATCTTAAAAACAAGTCCAACACTGAAAGTGATCAAAAGAAATTTGCATTTATTACCCTATCTGCATCAAATTATGAAGTTGAGTCCT GTATAAAGCATTTTTCTAATGGAGACTTTGGTGGCAGTCGACTTTATGTTACAAGAGCAAGAGAAAGTTTCTTGGAAAGGCTACAGAGAGAGAGAAGTGAAGCACAGAGAAAAGAAACTGAAAAG CAAGATCAAGTAGAAGATCTACCAAAAAAGAATCCTGTTATAAAATTAGGTGACAAACTAAATCCAAGAAAAAGGAAATTGGATCACACATCAAGTGAAAATAACAAAGCATTAAAGGTATTAAAACCAtatgagaagaagaagaatcaaTTGCATGAAGACCTCCAAAATGGCGATAATACAAATAAAGACAGCAACATTGATGAAAATGACAAAAAGAAGAAAGATTCAGACAAGAAGAGGATGGAGTCACTCAAAAAGAAAAGACAAGAgttcaaacaaaaacaaatgataataaaaactgGCTTAATTGGAGTT gaTAAAGCTCccaacaaaaaagttatattCTCAGATAATGAAGAAGAAACAGAATCCAAGATAGTAAATGGAAAAGAAAATATGAAGACTTCAAAATCAACTGACCAAAAGAATACATTATTTGATGACGATGACAGTGGAGATGAAGTTAACTTTGAGATTAAAAAACAGTTTGAGGGCAAAAAGGGACAAAAG GTTTTAGATTTACAATCAAGATACAAATCTGATAAACGTTTCATCTTAGATGAGAGGTTCATTGAAGATGACCAATCGGAAGAGGAAGGCGGGCAAGGCAAACCAGACGAAGAAGAAAGGATAGATTTAAACAATGCAGATGAAAAAACAAAGCAGCTCAATATTTTACAAGATGTCCTTGGTGTATCTATCAAAGCAAGACCAACTGATAATGATTCACGTAAAATTAA AACAAAATTGGGAATGCTTCGTTTTGATCCATCTCAGCCAGAACATGCAAAATTCTTAGCACCTGTGGAAGAGACTAAAGAACCTGCAAAAAAATCGAAAAAGAAGTTAAAGGATAAACAGGAGGAGCAGAAAACAGAAACCGTTGAAACTGAAGTGGACAAAATTGAGGTGTCAAAGGAGCAGTTTTATAAAGTTACTGAGACCCTAAAAGAAGCTCTAGTTCAACCAACCACTTTCAGCTTACGTAGTTTATTTGGACAGAATGAAGAGACAGAGAAAG CTCCTGATCAGAATACAGATTACATAGCAATAGAAAAACCAAAGGTACCAAAAGTAAAGAATCCTCTAGATCCAAGTGGCAAAAAGAATCCATTTGTATATGACTCTTCAGACTCTGAAGATGAGGAAGTTAGCAAAGACAAGAAACAGGAGActttacaagaaacaaaaatagaaACAGCAGAACCCAAAGCTGTTTGGAGAGAAAACCTGTTTTTCTCAACGTCTGATAGCAGATTGCAAG ATGGTTTAGCATTCTTTAACAAAACAGAAACCAATGAACCTCATAAGGAAAGAAGGGAATTGAAATCAGTAATGAAGAAAAGAATATACAACAAAGAAAGGAAGAACCAAATGTTCCAGAAGAAAATTGGAGGAAGAAAGAAATCCCTTAAAAAGAGTTACAGGATAAAAAGCTAG